The Streptomyces sp. NBC_01268 genome window below encodes:
- a CDS encoding LacI family DNA-binding transcriptional regulator: MTTREQLGGHAGDRPGVTGARPSGPRVRLVDVAREAGLSKTTVSAALNGTGRLSPAVREKARETARRMGYRPNATARQLRAGRARLIGYVVGEFAGQPWTYLDSPYFAQLTSATAAAALRHGYAMVMLPAGTLQREWADLPLEAVIVADPVEDDPLVEDFLAARIPVFSDASVADRTGAYWVDIDTEAAVRDSLDHLRERGARRTALVLPDSTTRFHRHVHAAYRAWCARHGAEELVTLVPAPGNGPVIRSVEEALGADPRPDGLFVVAEASPPLVLDAARRLGLTVPGDVRVVCVSEDSTAAHADPPVSTLSLRPAEVAEAGLTLLVSALEDGGSTPPGVLLSARLRVRASS; encoded by the coding sequence GTGACCACACGTGAACAGCTCGGAGGGCATGCCGGGGACAGGCCCGGCGTCACCGGCGCGCGACCGTCCGGGCCCCGGGTCCGGCTCGTCGACGTGGCCCGCGAGGCCGGGCTCTCGAAGACGACCGTCTCCGCGGCGCTGAACGGCACCGGGCGCCTCTCCCCCGCCGTGCGGGAGAAGGCGCGCGAGACCGCGCGGCGGATGGGCTACCGCCCCAACGCCACCGCCCGGCAGCTGCGCGCCGGGCGGGCCCGGCTGATCGGCTACGTCGTGGGCGAGTTCGCCGGACAACCCTGGACCTACCTGGACTCGCCGTACTTCGCCCAGCTGACCAGCGCCACCGCGGCCGCCGCCCTGAGGCACGGCTACGCGATGGTGATGCTGCCCGCGGGGACGCTGCAGCGGGAGTGGGCCGATCTGCCCCTGGAGGCGGTGATCGTCGCCGACCCCGTCGAGGACGATCCCCTCGTCGAGGACTTCCTCGCCGCCCGCATCCCGGTCTTCAGCGACGCGTCGGTCGCGGACCGGACTGGCGCGTACTGGGTCGACATCGACACGGAGGCCGCGGTACGGGACTCCCTGGACCACCTGCGGGAGCGGGGTGCCCGGCGGACCGCGCTCGTCCTGCCGGACAGCACGACCCGCTTCCACCGGCACGTCCACGCCGCCTACCGCGCCTGGTGCGCCCGGCACGGCGCCGAGGAGCTGGTCACCCTGGTGCCCGCCCCCGGCAACGGGCCGGTGATCCGGTCCGTCGAGGAGGCCCTGGGCGCCGACCCCCGGCCCGACGGGCTGTTCGTGGTGGCCGAGGCCAGCCCCCCGCTGGTCCTGGACGCGGCGCGGCGGCTCGGCCTCACGGTGCCCGGGGACGTGCGGGTGGTGTGCGTCAGCGAGGACAGCACCGCCGCCCACGCCGACCCGCCGGTCAGCACGCTGAGCCTGCGCCCGGCCGAGGTCGCCGAGGCGGGCCTGACGCTGCTGGTGTCCGCCCTGGAGGACGGAGGCAGCACCCCCCCGGGCGTGCTGCTCTCCGCCCGGCTCAGGGTGCGGGCCTCGTCGTGA
- a CDS encoding amidohydrolase — protein sequence MSTADLVFTGGPVFTGDPARTRATSLAVVGERIIAVGHDEVRDLIGPRTEVVDLAGKLLIPGFQDAHIHAVSGGMEMAECDLTGTTGVDDYLRIIGAYAAAHPDRAWITGGGWSMESFEGGLPSRRLLDELVADRPVLLVNRDHHGAWANSRALELAGITAETPDPADGRIEREADGTPSGVLQEGAVALVQRLVPPSTEADRLDGLLRAQAMLHSLGITGWQDALLGSFSGIADPSDAYLAAARDGSLTARVSGALWWDRARGAEQIPELVERRAKSSHGRFRAGSVKIMQDGVAENFTAAMTSPYLDACGCATANTGLSFVDPEALRGYVTELDALDFQVHFHALGDRAVREALNAVEAAIEANGRRGNRHHLAHLQVVHPEDVARFARLGALANIQPLWAAHEPQMDELTIPFLGPERAAWQYPFGDLVRAGATLVAGSDWPVSSPDPLAGLHVAVNRAEPGATDGRVFLPEQRLDLTTALAAYTAGSAHVGGHDEAGSLRAGYLADLVVLDRDILTGPAGEIAEARVEQTFVGGTRVYAG from the coding sequence ATGAGCACGGCCGACCTGGTCTTCACCGGTGGCCCCGTCTTCACGGGCGACCCCGCCCGTACCCGGGCCACCTCCCTCGCCGTCGTCGGCGAGCGGATCATCGCCGTCGGCCACGACGAGGTCCGCGACCTGATCGGGCCGCGGACCGAAGTCGTCGACCTGGCCGGCAAGCTGCTGATACCGGGCTTCCAGGACGCCCACATCCACGCCGTCTCCGGCGGGATGGAGATGGCCGAGTGCGACCTCACCGGCACCACCGGCGTCGACGACTACCTGCGGATCATCGGTGCCTACGCGGCCGCCCATCCCGACCGCGCCTGGATCACCGGCGGTGGCTGGTCGATGGAGAGCTTCGAGGGCGGGCTGCCCTCCCGGCGGCTGCTCGACGAGCTGGTCGCCGACCGGCCCGTGCTCCTGGTCAACCGCGACCACCACGGCGCCTGGGCCAACTCCCGTGCCCTGGAGCTCGCCGGGATCACCGCCGAGACCCCCGACCCGGCCGACGGCCGCATCGAGCGCGAGGCCGACGGGACCCCGAGCGGCGTCCTCCAGGAGGGCGCGGTCGCCCTCGTCCAGCGGCTCGTCCCGCCGAGCACCGAGGCCGACCGCCTCGACGGACTGCTGCGCGCCCAGGCGATGCTGCACTCGCTCGGCATCACCGGCTGGCAGGACGCCCTCCTCGGCTCCTTCAGCGGGATCGCCGACCCCTCCGACGCCTATCTCGCCGCCGCCCGCGACGGCTCCCTCACCGCCCGCGTCAGCGGCGCGCTGTGGTGGGACCGGGCGCGCGGCGCCGAGCAGATCCCCGAACTCGTCGAGCGGCGCGCGAAGTCGAGCCACGGGCGCTTCCGGGCCGGCTCGGTGAAGATCATGCAGGACGGCGTCGCCGAGAACTTCACCGCCGCCATGACCAGCCCCTACCTCGACGCCTGTGGCTGCGCGACGGCGAACACCGGGCTGAGCTTCGTCGACCCCGAGGCGCTGCGCGGTTACGTCACCGAGCTCGACGCCCTCGACTTCCAGGTGCACTTCCACGCGCTCGGCGACCGTGCCGTCCGCGAGGCCCTGAACGCGGTCGAGGCCGCGATCGAGGCGAACGGGCGCCGCGGCAACCGCCACCACCTGGCCCACCTTCAGGTCGTGCACCCCGAGGACGTCGCCCGCTTCGCCCGGCTCGGCGCGCTCGCCAACATCCAGCCCCTGTGGGCCGCGCACGAGCCGCAGATGGACGAGCTGACGATCCCGTTCCTCGGCCCCGAGCGCGCCGCCTGGCAGTACCCGTTCGGCGACCTGGTCCGGGCCGGCGCCACGCTGGTGGCCGGCAGCGACTGGCCGGTCAGCAGCCCCGACCCGCTCGCCGGTCTGCACGTGGCCGTCAACCGGGCCGAGCCCGGCGCCACCGACGGCCGGGTCTTCCTGCCCGAGCAGCGCCTCGACCTCACCACCGCCCTCGCCGCCTACACGGCCGGCTCCGCGCACGTCGGCGGTCACGACGAGGCCGGCAGCCTGCGCGCCGGGTACCTCGCGGACCTCGTCGTCCTCGACCGCGACATCCTCACCGGACCGGCCGGGGAGATCGCCGAGGCGCGCGTGGAGCAGACCTTCGTCGGCGGCACCCGCGTGTACGCGGGCTAG
- a CDS encoding TetR/AcrR family transcriptional regulator, with amino-acid sequence MAERVVPENRRQRRRPTKQGTVLSERIIIETALRLVAQHGAEALSVRRLGAALGADPSALYRYFRNTDDLLLALADELIGVAQRGWRATGDWRADLRDIALRIHAAYLANPQAAALAAHRTTGREHETRAVEAILSVLRGVGFPDAEAVRIYHAFVDQALAFAALDAAALALPEPAREADEQVWHAAYGKLSAATHPHVAATYPLLAADMSESGHPFALELMLDAVGARLAAHGTG; translated from the coding sequence ATGGCCGAACGAGTGGTGCCGGAGAACCGGCGACAGCGCAGGCGCCCCACCAAGCAGGGCACCGTCCTTTCCGAGCGGATCATCATCGAGACCGCGTTGCGGCTCGTCGCGCAGCACGGTGCGGAAGCGCTGTCGGTGCGGCGGCTCGGCGCCGCGCTGGGTGCCGACCCGAGCGCGCTGTACCGCTACTTCCGCAACACCGACGACCTGCTCCTGGCCCTCGCCGACGAGCTGATCGGCGTGGCCCAGCGGGGCTGGCGGGCCACCGGCGACTGGCGGGCCGACCTGCGGGACATCGCGCTGCGCATCCACGCCGCCTATCTGGCCAATCCGCAGGCCGCGGCGCTCGCGGCACACCGCACGACGGGGCGCGAGCACGAGACCCGGGCGGTGGAGGCGATCCTCTCGGTGCTGCGCGGGGTGGGCTTCCCGGACGCGGAGGCCGTGCGGATCTACCACGCGTTCGTGGACCAGGCGCTCGCCTTCGCGGCCCTGGACGCGGCCGCCCTCGCCCTGCCGGAGCCCGCCCGGGAGGCCGACGAGCAGGTCTGGCACGCGGCCTACGGGAAGCTGTCGGCCGCCACCCACCCGCATGTCGCCGCGACGTATCCGCTGCTCGCGGCGGACATGAGCGAGAGCGGGCACCCGTTCGCGCTGGAGCTGATGCTGGACGCGGTCGGCGCCCGGCTCGCGGCGCACGGCACGGGGTGA
- a CDS encoding NAD(P)/FAD-dependent oxidoreductase, translating to MDPVHSLRDASPAPFWLDRPGRPQASPALVGPTDCDLLVVGGGYTGLWTALIAKERDPSADVVVIEADQVGGAASGRNGGFCESSLTHGLGNGIARWPDEIGRLERLGRENLRAMQDTIERYGIDCDWERTGSLAVATEPYQLEGLAEEAETARRYGGEPTLLDESAVRAEIDSPTFLGGLWNKDDVAMVDPAKLAWGLKRACQELDVRVYEHTPGTGLAEDGARVAVTTPYGRVRARRVALATNAYPSLLRRHRPYTVPVYDYALMTEPLTEDQLASVGWKNRQGWADCANSFHYVRLSADNRILWGGYDAVHRRDVRAEHDQRPASFATLARHFFTTFPQLAGVRFSHAWGGAIDTSTRFCVFFDTSHRGKVAYAAGYTGLGVGATRFGAEVMLDLLAGQRTERTSLELVRRKPLPFPPEPMRSVGIGITQWALARADAHEGRRNLWLRTLDRAGLGFGS from the coding sequence ATGGACCCCGTGCACTCGCTCCGCGACGCCTCACCCGCCCCGTTCTGGCTGGACCGGCCGGGCAGGCCGCAGGCCTCCCCCGCCCTCGTCGGCCCCACCGACTGCGACCTGCTGGTCGTCGGCGGCGGCTACACCGGGCTGTGGACCGCGCTGATCGCCAAGGAGCGCGACCCGTCCGCCGACGTGGTCGTCATCGAGGCGGACCAGGTCGGCGGCGCCGCCTCCGGCCGCAACGGCGGCTTCTGCGAGTCGAGCCTCACGCACGGACTGGGCAACGGCATCGCGCGCTGGCCGGACGAGATCGGGCGCCTGGAGCGCCTCGGCCGGGAGAACCTGCGGGCCATGCAGGACACGATCGAGCGCTACGGGATCGACTGCGACTGGGAGCGCACCGGCTCCCTCGCCGTGGCGACCGAGCCGTACCAGCTCGAAGGCCTGGCGGAGGAGGCCGAGACCGCCCGGCGGTACGGCGGGGAACCGACCCTGCTCGACGAGTCCGCCGTCCGCGCCGAGATCGACTCCCCGACCTTCCTCGGCGGCCTGTGGAACAAGGACGACGTGGCCATGGTCGACCCCGCCAAGCTGGCCTGGGGCCTGAAGCGGGCCTGCCAGGAGCTGGACGTCCGCGTCTACGAGCACACCCCGGGAACCGGGCTCGCCGAGGACGGCGCCCGGGTCGCCGTCACCACCCCGTACGGCCGGGTGCGCGCCCGCCGGGTCGCGCTCGCCACCAACGCGTACCCCTCACTGCTGCGCCGGCACCGCCCGTACACCGTCCCGGTCTACGACTACGCTCTGATGACCGAACCCCTGACGGAGGACCAACTCGCCTCCGTGGGCTGGAAGAACCGGCAGGGCTGGGCCGACTGCGCCAACAGCTTCCACTACGTGCGGCTCTCCGCCGACAACCGGATCCTGTGGGGCGGTTACGACGCCGTCCACCGCCGTGACGTGCGGGCCGAGCACGACCAGCGGCCCGCGTCCTTCGCCACCCTCGCCCGGCACTTCTTCACGACCTTCCCGCAGCTCGCAGGGGTGCGCTTCAGCCACGCCTGGGGCGGTGCCATCGACACCAGCACGCGCTTCTGCGTCTTCTTCGACACCAGCCACCGCGGCAAGGTCGCCTATGCGGCCGGCTACACGGGCCTGGGCGTCGGCGCCACCCGCTTCGGCGCGGAGGTCATGCTCGACCTGCTGGCCGGACAGCGCACCGAGCGCACCTCCCTGGAGCTCGTCCGCCGCAAGCCGCTGCCTTTCCCGCCCGAGCCGATGCGCTCGGTGGGCATCGGCATCACCCAGTGGGCCCTGGCCCGCGCCGACGCCCACGAAGGCCGCCGCAACCTGTGGCTGCGGACCCTGGACCGTGCCGGACTCGGCTTCGGCAGCTGA
- a CDS encoding M4 family metallopeptidase, protein MARRTTRGLIAAATATVALTAPLTTATAAAPAPAAGGPQARVFMVNPVQSSGDQTLADAKDSADAVPASAYTTAELRNLDGSGALSGRWASIRSETGAPAKTADAGAYNRRDDQFEQVMAYFWVNESQEYLQGLGFGSELPGANDRPQAVRLNQWGSDNSFFTDKKDEIRFGKGGVDDAEDAEVIVHEYGHAVHEAQVPGFGSSPEGGAIGEAFGDYLAVEVGSHAAARYGWPVRTDLACVGDWDSVPYSTAPHCLRRVDGNKTYADRVGEVHADGEIWSRALWDIRGALGARTADRIIVNAQFGFAPDTSFSDAATKTIATAQRMYGPAAANAVRAAFKARAIPGI, encoded by the coding sequence ATGGCACGCCGCACAACCCGCGGCCTGATCGCCGCGGCCACCGCCACCGTGGCACTGACCGCCCCGCTCACGACGGCCACGGCCGCCGCGCCCGCACCCGCCGCCGGCGGCCCGCAGGCACGCGTCTTCATGGTCAACCCGGTGCAGTCCTCGGGCGACCAGACGCTCGCCGACGCCAAGGACTCCGCCGACGCGGTGCCCGCCTCCGCCTACACCACCGCCGAGCTGCGCAACCTCGACGGCAGCGGCGCGCTCTCCGGGCGCTGGGCGTCCATCAGGTCCGAGACGGGCGCCCCCGCGAAGACCGCCGACGCCGGCGCGTACAACCGGCGCGACGACCAGTTCGAGCAGGTGATGGCCTACTTCTGGGTCAACGAGTCCCAGGAGTACCTCCAGGGCCTCGGCTTCGGCAGCGAGCTGCCCGGCGCCAACGACCGCCCGCAGGCCGTACGGCTCAACCAGTGGGGCTCGGACAACTCCTTCTTCACCGACAAGAAGGACGAGATCCGCTTCGGCAAGGGCGGCGTCGACGACGCCGAGGACGCCGAGGTGATCGTGCACGAGTACGGGCACGCCGTGCACGAGGCCCAGGTCCCCGGCTTCGGCAGCTCCCCCGAAGGGGGCGCGATCGGCGAGGCCTTCGGCGACTACCTGGCCGTCGAGGTCGGCAGCCACGCGGCCGCCCGCTACGGCTGGCCGGTCAGGACGGACCTCGCCTGCGTCGGCGACTGGGACTCCGTCCCGTACAGCACCGCCCCGCACTGCCTGCGCCGCGTCGACGGGAACAAGACGTACGCGGACCGGGTCGGCGAGGTGCACGCCGACGGCGAGATCTGGTCCCGCGCCCTGTGGGACATCCGCGGCGCCCTCGGGGCCCGGACCGCCGACCGGATCATCGTGAACGCGCAGTTCGGCTTCGCGCCCGACACCTCCTTCTCGGACGCGGCGACGAAGACGATCGCGACGGCCCAGCGGATGTACGGCCCGGCCGCGGCGAACGCCGTCCGCGCCGCGTTCAAGGCCCGCGCGATTCCCGGGATCTGA
- a CDS encoding glycoside hydrolase family 6 protein, translated as MKFRIPGRRSAALAAALAACAAWTAVAPAASAGTPGGGAAPEGRLAAATRFYVDPDSGAARQAVVDEAAGSSTDAANMRRLAALPQAAWFTGGTPEGVRAGAGALVARARATQQVPVLVAYDIPGRDCGLYSSGGAPSSAAYRDWIGALADGVGEGPALVILEPDALAALPRDCAGNVDPTGALTAERLADLDFAVTTLKRHPGTSVYLDAGNSQWKAVGDIARRLIDAGVAKADGFSLNVSNFQPTDQLTRYGTWVSQCVWFATRGPDWARGHTDWCASQYYSAAAPNDGAPGNAVSAADPATWHWTDAWYEQATGSPAPAELLHFVVDTSRNGRGPWTPAPGTYADPETWCNPPGRGMGPRPTADTGVPLADAYLYVKTIGESDGSCTRGTGGTVDPEYGAVDPPAGAWWPESAHGLAREARPALTLDADPVPAR; from the coding sequence ATGAAGTTCCGGATTCCCGGACGGCGTTCCGCCGCACTGGCGGCGGCACTCGCCGCCTGCGCGGCCTGGACCGCCGTGGCACCGGCGGCGTCGGCCGGGACACCGGGCGGGGGAGCGGCACCCGAGGGGCGGCTCGCCGCCGCCACCCGCTTCTACGTCGACCCCGACAGCGGCGCCGCACGGCAGGCCGTCGTCGACGAGGCGGCGGGGAGCTCCACCGACGCCGCGAACATGCGCCGGCTCGCCGCGCTGCCCCAGGCCGCCTGGTTCACCGGCGGCACGCCCGAGGGCGTACGCGCCGGAGCGGGCGCCCTCGTGGCGCGGGCGCGCGCCACGCAGCAGGTCCCCGTGCTCGTCGCGTACGACATCCCCGGCCGCGACTGCGGGCTCTACTCCAGCGGCGGCGCCCCCTCCTCGGCGGCCTACCGCGACTGGATCGGCGCCCTGGCCGACGGCGTCGGCGAAGGACCCGCGCTGGTGATCCTGGAACCCGACGCCCTGGCCGCCCTGCCCAGGGACTGCGCGGGGAACGTCGACCCGACCGGCGCGCTCACCGCCGAGCGCCTCGCCGATCTCGACTTCGCCGTCACGACGCTCAAGCGGCACCCCGGCACCTCCGTCTACCTCGACGCGGGCAACAGCCAGTGGAAGGCCGTCGGCGACATCGCCCGGCGGCTGATCGACGCCGGGGTGGCCAAGGCCGACGGGTTCTCCCTGAACGTCTCCAACTTCCAGCCCACCGACCAGCTGACCCGCTACGGCACCTGGGTCTCCCAGTGCGTCTGGTTCGCCACCCGGGGCCCCGACTGGGCCCGCGGTCACACCGACTGGTGCGCGAGCCAGTACTACTCCGCCGCCGCCCCCAACGACGGCGCGCCCGGCAACGCGGTCTCGGCGGCCGATCCCGCCACCTGGCACTGGACCGACGCCTGGTACGAGCAGGCCACCGGCAGCCCCGCCCCCGCCGAGCTCCTCCACTTCGTCGTCGACACCAGCCGCAACGGGCGCGGCCCCTGGACCCCCGCCCCCGGCACGTACGCCGACCCGGAGACCTGGTGCAACCCGCCCGGGCGGGGCATGGGCCCACGCCCGACCGCCGACACCGGCGTCCCGCTGGCCGACGCCTACCTGTACGTGAAGACGATCGGCGAGTCCGACGGCAGCTGCACCCGGGGCACCGGCGGCACCGTCGACCCCGAGTACGGCGCCGTCGACCCGCCCGCCGGCGCCTGGTGGCCGGAGTCGGCCCACGGTCTCGCCCGCGAGGCCCGGCCCGCCCTGACTCTCGACGCGGACCCCGTCCCTGCGCGATGA
- a CDS encoding glycosyltransferase family 2 protein, producing the protein MPSIVIPAHNEERTLGRLLDALLDGAGDEEFDIVVVCNGCTDATARVAAGRGPRVRVVETPVPSKHEALRLGDSHARGFPRVYVDADVVLGAGDVRALTAALAGPGEVLAAAPERELPMTGCSWRVRAYYRVWQRLPAVRDGLFGRGVIAMSGEGHARIAALPPLMADDLAASLAFGPAERSVVRTARVVVRPPRTWRDLIRRRVRAATSTAQLEDHQARSAPEDRPAAPEPAAPPSARTGVADLRAMLRADPLLLPAVVVFLSAALAARRGARKAIRARDFDTWLRDESSRQD; encoded by the coding sequence GTGCCCAGCATCGTGATCCCCGCCCACAACGAGGAACGCACCCTCGGCCGCCTCCTGGACGCCCTCCTGGACGGCGCCGGCGACGAGGAGTTCGACATCGTCGTCGTGTGCAACGGCTGTACGGACGCCACCGCCCGCGTCGCCGCGGGGCGCGGCCCGCGGGTCCGGGTCGTCGAGACCCCCGTGCCCTCCAAACACGAGGCCCTGCGCCTCGGTGACTCCCATGCCCGCGGCTTCCCCCGCGTCTACGTGGACGCCGACGTGGTGCTCGGTGCCGGGGACGTCCGTGCCCTGACCGCCGCGCTCGCCGGTCCCGGCGAGGTCCTCGCCGCCGCGCCCGAGCGGGAGCTGCCGATGACCGGCTGCTCCTGGCGGGTGCGCGCGTACTACCGGGTGTGGCAGCGGCTGCCCGCGGTCCGCGACGGGCTCTTCGGGCGGGGCGTCATCGCCATGTCCGGCGAGGGGCACGCCCGCATCGCCGCGCTGCCGCCCCTGATGGCCGACGACCTGGCCGCCTCGCTCGCCTTCGGACCGGCCGAACGCAGCGTCGTCCGGACCGCCCGCGTGGTCGTCCGGCCGCCGCGCACCTGGCGGGACCTGATCCGTCGCCGGGTCCGGGCGGCCACCTCCACGGCCCAGCTGGAGGACCACCAGGCCCGGTCGGCGCCCGAGGACCGTCCGGCGGCGCCCGAGCCCGCCGCGCCGCCCTCGGCCCGTACGGGGGTCGCCGACCTGCGGGCCATGCTGCGCGCCGACCCCCTGCTGCTGCCCGCCGTCGTCGTCTTCCTCTCGGCGGCGCTCGCGGCGCGCCGGGGCGCGCGCAAGGCGATCAGGGCACGGGACTTCGACACCTGGCTCAGGGACGAGAGCAGCCGCCAGGACTGA
- a CDS encoding sugar transferase: MTVLPVTHERHRVESTHFDVHRLWWRRRHQIFLLAADTTAAAVAAVSVLGAVGHWPVVLGLPPAWVALMCAHRSYDRGSLGAGGEIYRRVLRGALVLPALAAVLGWGLVRDLDLLHEMILAAPTVAVLTLAARFLLRRWLRRDWAQGRNRTTAILVGPSAGVAELLSALWNGGSDRTPGRAGLQGMDIAGVCLTDPGHDRGRAVLDKLGVPVLGGVDEVPGAIRGFGGSTTVVVLPSPEIDATLLRALSWSTAAAGGDFLLAPAFGDVAASRLEVRPVGGVPLIHLRAPRLSRWARLPKELAERLLAAVLLLALAPLMCAVALAVRLGSRGPALFRQVRVGLHGKQFTMFKFRTMRPDAEAVRDELAHANHNSDGLLFKVRDDPRVTRVGATLRRYSIDELPQLLNVLNGRMSLIGPRPPLPEEVAGYSHEVRRRLLVKPGLTGLWQVSGRSDLPWDEAVRLDLAYVDNWSLGLDALILLRTGPAVLRGTGAY, encoded by the coding sequence ATGACCGTCCTGCCGGTCACGCATGAGCGGCATCGAGTCGAATCCACACATTTCGATGTCCACCGCCTGTGGTGGCGGAGGAGACACCAGATATTCCTGCTGGCCGCGGACACGACGGCGGCCGCCGTCGCCGCGGTGAGCGTCCTCGGCGCGGTGGGCCACTGGCCCGTCGTGCTCGGCCTGCCACCGGCCTGGGTGGCCCTGATGTGCGCCCACCGGTCCTACGACCGGGGCTCGTTGGGCGCCGGCGGCGAGATCTACCGCCGGGTGCTGCGCGGCGCCCTGGTGCTGCCGGCCCTGGCCGCGGTCCTCGGCTGGGGGCTGGTCCGCGATCTCGACCTGCTGCACGAGATGATCCTGGCGGCCCCGACCGTGGCCGTCCTCACCCTGGCCGCCCGCTTCCTGCTCCGGCGCTGGCTGCGCCGCGACTGGGCGCAGGGCAGGAACCGGACCACCGCGATCCTGGTCGGGCCCTCCGCGGGCGTCGCCGAGCTCCTGTCGGCACTGTGGAACGGCGGCTCCGACCGCACGCCCGGCCGGGCCGGGCTCCAGGGCATGGACATCGCCGGTGTCTGCCTGACCGATCCCGGCCACGACCGGGGCCGGGCGGTGCTCGACAAGCTGGGCGTGCCCGTGCTCGGCGGGGTGGACGAAGTCCCGGGCGCGATCCGGGGGTTCGGCGGCTCCACCACCGTGGTGGTGCTGCCCTCCCCGGAGATCGACGCGACCCTGCTGCGGGCGCTCTCCTGGAGCACGGCCGCCGCGGGCGGTGACTTCCTGCTGGCCCCGGCCTTCGGTGACGTGGCCGCCTCGCGCCTGGAGGTCCGGCCGGTCGGCGGGGTCCCGCTGATCCACCTGCGGGCTCCCCGGCTGTCCCGCTGGGCCCGGCTGCCGAAGGAGCTCGCCGAGCGGCTGCTCGCCGCGGTGCTGCTGCTCGCGCTCGCCCCGCTGATGTGCGCGGTCGCGCTGGCGGTGCGGCTCGGGAGCCGGGGCCCGGCCCTGTTCCGGCAGGTCCGGGTGGGGCTGCACGGCAAGCAGTTCACCATGTTCAAGTTCCGGACGATGCGGCCCGACGCCGAGGCCGTCAGGGACGAGCTCGCGCACGCCAACCACAACAGCGACGGGCTGCTGTTCAAGGTCCGCGACGACCCCCGCGTCACCCGGGTGGGCGCCACGCTGCGCCGCTACTCGATCGACGAACTGCCGCAGCTCCTCAACGTGCTGAACGGGCGGATGTCGCTCATCGGGCCGCGCCCGCCGCTGCCCGAGGAAGTCGCCGGATACAGCCACGAGGTCCGGCGCCGGCTGCTCGTGAAACCGGGCCTCACCGGCCTGTGGCAGGTCAGCGGGCGCTCCGACCTGCCGTGGGACGAGGCCGTACGCCTGGACCTGGCGTACGTGGACAACTGGTCGCTCGGCCTGGACGCGCTGATCCTGCTGCGCACCGGCCCCGCCGTCCTGCGCGGAACGGGGGCCTACTGA
- a CDS encoding Gfo/Idh/MocA family protein, which produces MSDVNDSDRPDERLGVAVIGAGYWGPNLVRNFQASDRFRLRWLCDLDVTRAQRVLGGYSTVQATDDYAAVLADPAVHAVAVATPAGTHLDVALAALRAGKHVLVEKPLATTYADGARLVAEAEERGLTLMCDHTYCYTPAVAKIRELVREGALGDIHYVDSVRINLGLVQKDIDVLWDLAPHDLSILDFILPEHVEPVAVAAHGADPIGAGQDCITYLTLQLNTGAIAHVHVNWLSPTKVRTTMVGGSKRTLVWDDLNPAQRVALFDRGVDLATPQELGADERREALISYRSGDMVAPAIGEREALRSMVDEFAAAITGGRPPLTDGRAGLRVLDILEAASRSLQFRGAVVGLRTGSDRSLKNGDEVRGERR; this is translated from the coding sequence GTGAGCGACGTGAACGACTCCGATCGGCCGGACGAGCGGCTGGGGGTCGCCGTCATAGGCGCCGGCTACTGGGGCCCGAACCTGGTGCGCAACTTCCAGGCCAGCGACCGCTTCCGGCTGCGCTGGCTCTGCGACCTCGACGTCACGCGCGCCCAGCGGGTCCTCGGCGGGTACTCCACCGTCCAGGCCACCGACGACTACGCGGCGGTCCTCGCCGACCCGGCCGTGCACGCCGTCGCCGTGGCCACCCCGGCCGGCACCCACCTGGACGTGGCGCTCGCGGCGCTGCGCGCGGGCAAGCACGTCCTGGTCGAGAAGCCGCTGGCCACCACGTACGCCGACGGGGCGCGGCTGGTCGCCGAGGCCGAGGAGCGCGGCCTGACCCTGATGTGCGACCACACCTACTGCTACACCCCGGCGGTGGCGAAGATCCGCGAGCTGGTACGCGAGGGCGCGCTCGGCGACATCCACTACGTGGACTCGGTGCGGATCAACCTGGGTCTGGTCCAGAAGGACATCGACGTGCTGTGGGACCTCGCCCCGCACGACCTGTCGATCCTGGACTTCATCCTGCCCGAGCACGTGGAGCCGGTCGCGGTCGCCGCGCACGGTGCCGACCCGATCGGCGCGGGCCAGGACTGCATCACCTACCTGACCCTCCAGCTGAACACCGGGGCCATCGCCCACGTGCACGTCAACTGGCTCTCCCCGACCAAGGTCCGCACCACCATGGTCGGCGGCTCCAAGCGCACCCTGGTCTGGGACGACCTCAACCCGGCCCAGCGCGTCGCGCTGTTCGACCGCGGGGTGGACCTGGCGACTCCCCAGGAGCTGGGCGCGGACGAGCGCCGCGAGGCCCTCATCTCGTACCGCAGCGGCGACATGGTCGCCCCGGCGATCGGCGAGAGGGAGGCGCTGCGCAGCATGGTCGACGAGTTCGCGGCGGCGATCACGGGGGGCCGGCCGCCGCTCACCGACGGCCGGGCGGGGCTGCGGGTGCTGGACATCCTGGAGGCGGCGTCGCGGAGCCTGCAGTTCCGCGGTGCGGTCGTCGGGCTGCGGACCGGATCCGACCGGTCCCTCAAGAACGGTGACGAAGTGCGGGGAGAACGGCGTTGA